The following coding sequences lie in one Arachis ipaensis cultivar K30076 chromosome B05, Araip1.1, whole genome shotgun sequence genomic window:
- the LOC107644859 gene encoding mitogen-activated protein kinase kinase kinase YODA, whose product MPSWWKSSKETKKKTGKESFIDSLQRKFKSPSEGKPGSRSGGSRKHCDDSISEKGGQSPVGSRSPSPSKVGRCQSFAERPLSQPLPLPSLHPSNVSRADSEISILSKSKTEKGSKPSLFLPLPKPACMRRRLNLADLDGDLGPASVSSESSADSDEPTDSRNRSPLATDSETGTRTAAGSPSSLMLKDQSTVCQVNSKETKTPANILGNHMTSTSPKRRPLSNHVPNLQIPPHGAFCSAPDSSRSSPSRSPLRAFATEQVLNSAFWAGKTCSDVNFLGSGHCSSPGSGHNSGHNSMGGDMSGQLFWQPSRGSPEYSPVPSPRMTSPGPSSRVQSGAVTPIHPRAGGTPTESQSGWADDGKQQSHRLPLPPLSVTNSSPFSHSNSTATSPSLPRSPGRADNPVSPGSRWKKGKLIGRGTFGHVYVGFNKYVLCANVTLFSDDAKSKESAKQLMQEINLLSRLRHPNIVQYYGSETVGDKLYIYLEYVSGGSIYKLLQEYGQFGELAIRSYTQQILSGLAYLHATNTVHRDIKGANILVDPNGRVKLADFGMAKHITGQSCPLSFKGSPYWMAPEVIKNSKGYNLAVDIWSLGCTVLEMATTKPPWSQYEGVAAMFKIGNSKELPTIPDNLSSEGKDFVIKCLQRNPHNRPSARELLGHPFVKCAAPLERPILSPPASDLDSGIAQATKSLGICQGRNLSPLDSDRLSVNSSRVLKNISQTSDIHIPRNISCPVSPIGSPLLRSRSPQPINGRMSPSPISSPRTASGASTPLHGGSGALPVSNHLVYFQEGLGSLPKSSNVDIFRGMQMTSRITSEVVPTENDVQSVLAARVCRQLLGNNGKMNPSFDLSPNSSMIGRPNGL is encoded by the exons ATGCCTTCATGGTGGAAGTCATCAAAAGAGACCAAGAAGAAAACAGGTAAGGAAAGTTTTATTGACTCATTACAACGAAAATTTAAATCCCCATCTGAAGGTAAACCAGGCTCTAGATCTGGAGGATCTCGTAAACATTGTGATGACTCCATCTCTGAAAAGGGGGGTCAGTCTCCTGTTGGATCAAGATCTCCTTCACCTTCAAAAGTCGGAAGATGCCAAAGTTTTGCTGAAAGGCCTCTTTCTCAGCCACTACCACTTCCTAGCTTGCATCCATCAAATGTTAGCCGGGCAGATTCTGAAATTAGCATATtatcaaaatcaaaaacagaaaagGGGTCCAAGCCATCATTGTTTCTGCCCCTACCAAAACCTGCATGCATGCGTCGTAGGCTGAACCTTGCAGATTTGGACGGAGATCTGGGGCCTGCTTCAGTCTCTAGTGAGAGCTCTGCTGATAGTGATGAACCAACAGACTCGCGAAATCGTAGTCCTCTAGCAACTGATTCTGAGACCGGGACTAGAACCGCTGCGGGCAGTCCTTCCAG CCTGATGCTCAAGGATCAATCTACTGTTTGCCAAGTAAATTCAAAAGAAACCAAAACACCAGCAAACATTCTTGGTAATCATATGACTTCTACTTCACCAAAACGGAGGCCATTAAGCAACCATGTTCCAAATCTGCAGATTCCTCCTCACGGTGCTTTCTGTAGTGCTCCCGACAGTTCCAGGTCGAGTCCATCTAGAAGTCCATTGAGAGCATTTGCCACCGAACAGGTGTTGAACTCTGCTTTTTGGGCTGGAAAGACATGTTCAGATGTCAATTTCCTTGGATCGGGACACTGCTCCAGTCCAGGTTCTGGTCATAATTCTGGCCATAATTCAATGGGAGGGGACATGTCAGGACAGTTATTTTGGCAACCAAGTAGGGGTAGCCCTGAGTATTCACCCGTACCAAGTCCTAGAATGACTAGTCCAGGTCCAAGCTCAAGAGTTCAGAGTGGAGCCGTCACACCTATTCATCCCAGGGCTGGGGGAACACCCACTGAATCACAGTCTGGATGGGCTGATGATGGAAAACAACAGAGTCATCGTTTGCCCCTTCCTCCTTTATCAGTTACCAATTCCTCTCCTTTCTCTCATTCAAATTCTACTGCAACATCTCCATCTCTGCCTAGAAGTCCTGGAAGAGCAGATAATCCAGTTAGCCCTGGCTCACGTTGGAAAAAGGGGAAGCTAATAGGCAGAGGCACCTTCGGACATGTCTATGTTGGCTTCAATAAGTATGTCCTTTGTGCCAATGT GACTCTATTTTCAGATGATGCCAAGTCTAAAGAAAGTGCTAAGCAATTAATGCAG GAAATTAATCTATTAAGCCGTTTACGGCATCCGAATATTGTACAGTATTATGGTTCTGAAACA GTAGGTGACAAGCTTTACATATATCTGGAGTATGTATCAGGAGGCTCCATATATAAACTTCTTCAAGAGTATGGGCAATTCGGTGAACTAGCTATTCGAAGTTATACTCAACAAATTTTATCAGGGCTTGCTTATTTACATGCTACAAACACTGTCCACAG GGACATTAAAGGAGCAAATATATTGGTAGATCCCAACGGCCGGGTCAAGTTGGCAGACTTTGGCATGGCAAAGCAT ATAACAGGGCAATCGTGTCCATTATCGTTCAAGGGAAGCCCTTATTGGATGGCGCCTGAG GTTATAAAGAACTCTAAAGGTTACAACCTTGCTGTGGATATATGGAGTCTTGGATGCACCGTTTTGGAAATGGCTACAACTAAGCCTCCCTGGAGTCAATATGAAGGG GTTGCTGCTATGTTTAAGATTGGTAATAGCAAGGAACTTCCTACCATCCCTGATAATCTTTCGAGTGAAGGAAAGGATTTTGTCATCAAATGTCTTCAACGAAATCCTCACAATCGCCCTTCAGCCCGCGAATTATTGGGCCATCCTTTTGTAAAATGTGCTGCGCCTTTGGAAAGACCTATTCTCAGCCCTCCAGCTTCAGACCTTGATTCTGGGATTGCACAAGCAACAAAATCTCTG GGTATTTGTCAAGGAAGGAATCTCTCTCCCTTGGATTCAGATAGACTTTCTGTTAATTCTTCTcgggttttgaaaaatatttctcAAACAAg TGACATCCATATTCCAAGAAATATATCTTGCCCTGTCTCTCCGATTGGAAGCCCACTTTTGAGGTCAAGGTCCCCACAGCCCATAAATGGAAGAATGTCTCCCTCTCCTATATCTAGCCCTCGGACTGCTTCTGGTGCATCGACCCCTCTTCATGGCGGTAGTGGTGCCCTTCCAGTTAGTAATCACTTAGTTTACTTTCAAGAGGGTCTTGGAAGCTTGCCCAAGTCCTCAAATGTTGACATTTTTCGAGGAATGCAAATGACATCACGCATTACATCTGAAGTGGTTCCCACTGAAAATGATGTTCAATCAGTCTTGGCGGCACGGGTTTGTCGGCAGCTGCTGGGGAATAATGGGAAGATGAATCCATCCTTTGATCTAAGTCCCAACTCCTCGATGATCGGCCGGCCGAATGGTTTATGA